The Kineothrix sp. MB12-C1 genome includes a window with the following:
- a CDS encoding Mrp/NBP35 family ATP-binding protein — protein MSENCNQSCSSCSEDCAERKEQKTDFSENPHEMSSIKRVIGVVSGKGGVGKSLVTSMLAVTMNRMGYHTAILDADVTGPSIPKAFGIRERAKSNDFGLLPVKSKTGIDIISVNLLLENDTDPVVWRGPIIAGTVKRFWTDVIWSDVDFMFIDMPPGTGDVPLTVFQSIAVDGIIIVTSPQELVSMIVSKAVKMAEMMNIPVIGLVENMSYFKCPDNGKDYRIFGESHIEKIADKHDLKVLAKLPIDPEISAACDKGMIEVFDGNWLDGVSKILEERLGENKK, from the coding sequence ATGAGTGAAAATTGTAACCAAAGCTGCAGCAGTTGCTCGGAGGACTGTGCAGAAAGAAAAGAACAAAAAACTGATTTCTCGGAGAATCCTCATGAGATGAGCAGCATTAAAAGGGTCATAGGCGTTGTCAGTGGCAAAGGGGGAGTGGGCAAGTCACTTGTTACCTCAATGCTTGCAGTTACTATGAATAGAATGGGTTATCACACTGCAATCCTTGACGCTGATGTAACCGGTCCTTCTATTCCAAAAGCATTCGGTATTCGGGAACGAGCCAAAAGCAATGATTTTGGACTGTTGCCTGTTAAAAGCAAGACAGGTATTGATATCATATCTGTTAATCTGCTTTTAGAAAATGATACCGATCCGGTCGTTTGGCGGGGACCAATTATTGCCGGAACTGTCAAGCGGTTCTGGACGGATGTTATCTGGAGCGATGTGGATTTCATGTTTATTGATATGCCTCCGGGCACTGGTGATGTTCCTCTTACCGTATTTCAATCTATAGCCGTTGATGGGATTATAATAGTAACATCTCCGCAGGAACTTGTATCGATGATTGTATCTAAAGCGGTCAAGATGGCTGAGATGATGAATATTCCTGTTATTGGCTTGGTGGAAAATATGTCATATTTTAAATGTCCTGATAATGGCAAGGATTATCGGATATTCGGAGAAAGTCACATAGAAAAGATTGCCGATAAACATGACTTAAAGGTTCTTGCAAAATTACCGATTGATCCGGAGATTTCAGCGGCTTGTGATAAGGGTATGATAGAAGTTTTCGACGGCAATTGGCTTGATGGTGTATCCAAAATACTAGAAGAAAGGCTTGGGGAGAATAAAAAGTGA
- a CDS encoding C-GCAxxG-C-C family protein, producing the protein MSEHSVLAKELFKKGYSCSQSIVLAFNDETGLDSETALKVSSSFGGGMGRLREVCGAVSGMFVVVGILYGYSDPSDRIAKAKHYKLVQALAMKFKDKNNSIICRELLGLSTEKESPIPEKRNEGYYKKRPCTELVEHAAEILDTYIQNKKAEEKK; encoded by the coding sequence GTGAGCGAGCATTCAGTATTAGCAAAAGAGCTATTTAAAAAGGGGTACAGTTGTTCGCAATCTATAGTCCTGGCTTTTAATGATGAGACGGGACTGGATTCAGAAACAGCATTGAAAGTTTCTTCATCTTTTGGAGGAGGAATGGGGAGACTGCGAGAGGTATGTGGAGCTGTTAGCGGAATGTTCGTAGTTGTAGGTATATTATATGGATATTCTGATCCTTCAGATAGAATTGCCAAAGCGAAACATTATAAGCTGGTTCAGGCTCTGGCAATGAAATTTAAGGATAAAAACAATTCGATCATTTGCAGAGAGCTTTTAGGTCTCTCTACAGAAAAAGAAAGTCCCATACCTGAGAAAAGAAATGAAGGTTATTATAAAAAACGTCCGTGCACAGAACTTGTCGAGCATGCAGCTGAAATACTGGATACATATATTCAAAATAAGAAAGCGGAGGAAAAGAAATGA
- a CDS encoding NifB/NifX family molybdenum-iron cluster-binding protein, whose translation MIKIAVASENEMVTEHFGHCVNFNIFEAENNQIIKSESIPNPGHKPGFLPNFLNDMGVNVIISGGMGSGAIEIFSEKNIEVIVGASGSAKIVVKEYLQGTLKSTGSVCHEHQHHDECGE comes from the coding sequence ATGATCAAAATTGCGGTAGCAAGTGAAAATGAAATGGTAACGGAGCATTTTGGGCATTGTGTTAACTTCAATATATTTGAAGCCGAAAACAATCAAATTATTAAGAGTGAGTCTATACCGAATCCCGGGCATAAACCGGGCTTCCTTCCAAACTTCCTGAATGACATGGGGGTAAATGTGATTATTTCAGGTGGAATGGGAAGCGGGGCTATTGAAATCTTTAGTGAAAAGAATATTGAGGTTATTGTTGGAGCAAGCGGTAGTGCAAAAATAGTGGTAAAAGAGTATTTGCAAGGAACTTTGAAATCAACCGGTTCTGTTTGCCATGAGCATCAGCATCATGATGAATGCGGAGAATAG
- a CDS encoding ArsR/SmtB family transcription factor, with amino-acid sequence MNDKYTEKVGLFKALADANRLMIVDMLSCGELCACKILEKFHITQPTLSHHMKILSDCGLVNGRKEGKWMYYSLNNEKVLEFKNFLCAITIDKKECICKEGECNCGKK; translated from the coding sequence ATGAATGACAAGTATACTGAAAAGGTAGGATTGTTCAAAGCCCTTGCGGACGCAAACCGATTGATGATTGTGGATATGCTGTCCTGTGGGGAGCTTTGTGCCTGCAAGATTTTAGAAAAATTCCATATTACACAGCCGACCTTATCCCACCACATGAAAATCCTCAGCGATTGCGGTCTGGTGAATGGACGGAAAGAGGGCAAGTGGATGTATTATTCGCTGAACAATGAAAAGGTGCTGGAGTTCAAAAACTTCTTATGTGCCATCACGATTGACAAAAAAGAGTGCATTTGCAAAGAGGGAGAGTGTAACTGTGGAAAAAAATAA
- the arsB gene encoding ACR3 family arsenite efflux transporter: protein MEKNKQNQGIGFFEKYLTVWVLLCMAAGILIGKFLPAVPDFLGRFEYAQISIPIAVLIWIMIYPMMMKVDFQSIKNVRKNPQGLLISSGTSWLIKPFLMFGLATFFFYVVFKNLIPADIAKNYVAGAVLLGAAPCTAMVFVWSNLTKGDPAHTLVQVAVNDLIILVAFVPIVSFLLGVNDMFVPWDTLFLSIVLFVVIPLIGGALTRNIVIKKKGIQHFNENFVSKFDGITTLGLLLTLIIIFTFQGDAILSNPIHVLLIAVPLILQNVITAAFAYVMCKVCKQPHSIAAPAALIGASDFFELSVAVAIALYGPTSPVVLVCTVGVLTEVPVMLILVNIVNRTKGWFDK from the coding sequence GTGGAAAAAAATAAGCAAAACCAAGGGATTGGTTTCTTTGAAAAGTATTTGACGGTGTGGGTATTACTCTGTATGGCGGCAGGTATTTTAATCGGTAAATTCCTTCCTGCTGTTCCCGATTTTTTGGGACGCTTTGAGTATGCACAAATATCCATACCCATTGCCGTGTTGATATGGATTATGATTTATCCTATGATGATGAAGGTGGATTTTCAATCTATCAAAAATGTACGAAAAAATCCTCAGGGCTTACTTATCTCAAGTGGAACGAGCTGGCTGATTAAACCATTTTTGATGTTCGGGTTGGCAACTTTCTTTTTTTATGTGGTATTCAAGAATTTAATTCCCGCAGATATCGCTAAGAACTATGTTGCGGGAGCAGTTTTGCTGGGAGCAGCTCCCTGTACGGCAATGGTATTTGTTTGGAGCAACCTCACAAAGGGAGACCCGGCACATACGCTTGTGCAAGTAGCGGTCAATGACCTCATTATCCTTGTAGCATTTGTACCCATTGTATCCTTTTTACTTGGTGTAAATGATATGTTTGTGCCTTGGGATACGTTGTTTTTATCCATTGTATTGTTTGTTGTAATTCCCCTCATCGGTGGTGCTTTGACGAGAAATATTGTGATAAAGAAAAAAGGCATTCAACACTTTAATGAAAACTTTGTTTCTAAGTTTGACGGGATTACCACTTTAGGGTTACTTCTTACCCTGATTATTATCTTTACCTTTCAAGGTGATGCTATTTTAAGCAATCCGATTCATGTACTGCTTATAGCAGTGCCGTTAATCCTGCAAAATGTTATCACAGCCGCTTTTGCTTATGTCATGTGCAAAGTGTGTAAGCAACCGCACAGCATAGCAGCTCCCGCCGCTTTGATTGGTGCGTCGGACTTTTTTGAATTGTCGGTAGCGGTAGCGATTGCCCTATATGGACCGACCTCGCCCGTTGTGCTTGTCTGTACCGTCGGTGTACTGACCGAAGTACCTGTTATGCTGATTCTTGTCAATATCGTGAACCGTACAAAAGGATGGTTTGATAAATGA
- the arsD gene encoding arsenite efflux transporter metallochaperone ArsD — MIINGILHVLYGQPQDVKMPYVLPENLNNYFLRREAMMKTLCIYEPAMCCETGICGVGVDPELLHISTVFNNLQKNGVTAVRFNLNSAPQAFVNNTDINKLINSEGVEALPATVIDGKIVKTKAYPTNGEIAEWLEIPVSYLEGTETKKTEGGCCCSEGCC; from the coding sequence ATGATTATAAACGGTATTCTACATGTTCTCTATGGTCAGCCGCAAGACGTGAAGATGCCTTATGTGTTACCCGAAAACCTAAATAATTATTTTTTAAGGAGAGAAGCTATGATGAAAACTCTATGTATCTATGAACCAGCTATGTGTTGTGAAACTGGTATTTGCGGCGTTGGTGTTGACCCCGAACTGCTCCATATTTCTACTGTGTTCAATAACTTACAAAAAAACGGTGTTACTGCTGTTCGCTTTAATCTCAACAGCGCGCCGCAAGCATTTGTCAATAATACGGATATCAATAAGCTGATTAACAGTGAGGGGGTGGAAGCACTTCCGGCTACTGTCATTGATGGTAAAATTGTAAAGACAAAGGCATATCCTACCAATGGAGAGATTGCAGAATGGCTTGAAATTCCTGTTTCTTATCTTGAAGGGACTGAAACCAAAAAGACGGAGGGCGGGTGCTGCTGTTCAGAGGGGTGTTGCTGA
- the arsA gene encoding arsenical pump-driving ATPase has protein sequence MKDFDLQGIHLTKYLFFTGKGGVGKTSIACATAVTLADNGKKVLLVSTDPASNLQDVFNMELTNKGTPIADVSGLIVANLDPIQAAAEYRESVVAAYRGKLPESVITNMEEQLSGSCTVEIAAFNEFSTFITDEKAQAEYDHIIFDTAPTGHTLRMLQLPSAWSNFISENTHGASCLGQLSGLEDKKEIYKNAVKTLSDGSMTTLVLVSRPEHSPLKEAERASKELADLGVHNQLLIINGVLSSFDDDISESLYVKQQKALTDMPTGLKDITTYFIPLRSYNITGLNNVRNLLVKDSLSMSSEELYTADIPALRKVIDDLDVSGKKVIFTMGKGGVGKTTIAAAIALGLSEKGKKVHLTTTDPAAHLKFVMNETSSITISHIDEKEELQRYQKEVLKKARETMSEEDVAYVEEDLRSPCTQEIAVFRAFAEIVERAENEVVVIDTAPTGHTLLLLDSTQSYHREVKRTQGDVPESVKKLLPRLRNTEETAVIIVTLAETTPVFEAMRLEEDLERAGIATKWWVINSSLYAAETTNQLLMAKANHEIGWIHKVDELSYGNFAVIKWSAEDVKGGRLLSLLGGK, from the coding sequence ATGAAAGATTTTGATTTGCAAGGTATTCACCTTACGAAATACTTATTTTTTACCGGCAAGGGTGGTGTTGGGAAAACTTCTATTGCCTGTGCGACTGCTGTGACCCTTGCTGACAATGGAAAAAAAGTGCTGCTCGTCAGCACCGATCCCGCATCCAATTTGCAGGATGTTTTTAATATGGAGCTTACAAACAAGGGAACGCCCATTGCCGATGTATCGGGGCTTATAGTAGCGAACCTCGACCCCATACAGGCGGCGGCAGAATACAGGGAAAGTGTTGTCGCAGCTTATCGCGGCAAGCTACCCGAATCGGTCATCACGAATATGGAGGAACAGCTTTCCGGCTCCTGTACGGTAGAAATTGCTGCATTCAATGAGTTCTCCACTTTTATCACTGACGAAAAGGCACAAGCAGAATATGACCATATCATTTTTGACACTGCCCCTACCGGTCATACGCTGCGGATGCTTCAACTGCCGAGTGCATGGAGCAATTTTATCAGCGAAAATACACATGGAGCTTCCTGCTTAGGTCAGCTTTCCGGCTTAGAGGATAAAAAGGAAATCTATAAAAATGCGGTCAAGACATTATCGGATGGGAGTATGACAACGCTTGTCCTTGTGTCCCGCCCGGAGCATTCCCCGCTCAAAGAAGCGGAGAGAGCTTCAAAAGAACTTGCCGACTTAGGGGTACACAACCAGCTTTTGATTATCAATGGTGTGCTTTCTTCCTTTGACGATGACATATCCGAAAGTCTGTATGTCAAACAGCAAAAGGCACTTACCGATATGCCAACCGGATTAAAAGACATCACCACTTATTTTATACCGCTCCGTTCCTACAATATCACAGGTTTGAACAATGTCCGCAATCTACTTGTGAAAGACAGCCTTTCCATGAGCAGCGAAGAATTGTATACCGCAGACATTCCGGCACTCCGTAAGGTGATTGACGATTTGGATGTAAGCGGTAAAAAGGTCATTTTTACGATGGGCAAGGGTGGTGTTGGGAAAACAACAATCGCTGCCGCTATTGCATTGGGACTATCGGAGAAAGGAAAAAAGGTACATTTGACCACCACCGACCCCGCCGCCCATCTAAAGTTTGTGATGAACGAAACAAGTAGCATTACTATAAGTCATATCGATGAAAAAGAAGAACTCCAGCGTTATCAGAAAGAAGTATTGAAAAAAGCAAGGGAAACCATGTCGGAAGAAGATGTTGCCTATGTGGAAGAAGATTTACGCTCTCCCTGTACACAGGAAATTGCTGTATTCCGCGCTTTTGCCGAGATTGTGGAACGAGCGGAAAACGAGGTGGTTGTGATTGATACCGCCCCTACCGGTCATACGTTACTGTTACTCGATTCTACACAGAGCTATCATCGTGAGGTAAAACGCACACAGGGAGATGTCCCGGAATCGGTCAAAAAACTGTTGCCCCGGCTTCGGAATACCGAAGAAACGGCAGTTATCATTGTGACACTTGCCGAAACCACACCGGTCTTTGAAGCCATGCGATTAGAAGAGGATTTAGAACGTGCCGGAATTGCGACAAAATGGTGGGTCATCAATTCATCCCTGTATGCTGCCGAGACAACGAACCAGCTTCTAATGGCGAAAGCAAACCATGAAATTGGATGGATTCATAAAGTTGACGAACTGTCTTACGGCAATTTTGCCGTTATCAAATGGAGTGCGGAAGATGTCAAGGGCGGTCGTTTACTTTCACTTTTAGGAGGAAAATAG
- a CDS encoding arsenate reductase ArsC, with amino-acid sequence MKKVAFICVHNSCRSQIAEALCKHLAGDVLESYSAGTETKPQINQDAVRLMKELYEIDMEKTQYSKLLSDIPPVDIVVTMGCNVECPFLPCKHREDWGLDDPTGKSDEEFIRVIKTIEAKVKELERITLH; translated from the coding sequence ATGAAGAAAGTTGCATTTATTTGTGTGCATAATTCCTGCCGCTCACAGATTGCAGAAGCCCTTTGTAAGCATCTTGCAGGGGATGTGTTGGAAAGCTATTCAGCAGGAACGGAAACAAAGCCGCAAATCAATCAAGATGCTGTGAGGCTTATGAAAGAACTCTATGAGATTGATATGGAAAAGACTCAGTATTCTAAGCTGTTGTCTGACATCCCGCCCGTAGATATTGTTGTTACAATGGGCTGCAATGTGGAATGTCCTTTCCTGCCTTGCAAGCACCGTGAGGATTGGGGGCTTGATGACCCGACAGGCAAGAGTGACGAGGAATTTATTCGGGTCATAAAGACGATTGAGGCAAAGGTAAAAGAATTGGAAAGGATTACTTTACATTAG
- a CDS encoding Fic family protein, protein MKERLLHLLLEEKQMHLKGGLYHKTQVNLAYNSNRIEGSRLSEEQTRYIYETNTILSEGEEPLKVDDILETINHFHCFDYMLEHAEEDLSEDMIKEFHRLLKTNTSDAKREWFRVGDYKLRPNEVGDMATTLPTNVPQEMKKLLAEYLSKQEIEFEDIIDFHQWFESIHPFQDGNGRVGRIIMFKECLKHNITPFIIDELHKWYYYRGLKEYKAEKGYLLETCNSAQDTYEKMIEYFFPEQENGQALT, encoded by the coding sequence ATGAAAGAAAGATTACTGCATTTACTACTGGAAGAAAAACAGATGCATTTAAAAGGTGGATTATATCATAAAACACAGGTGAATCTGGCATATAATTCTAACCGGATCGAAGGAAGCCGACTGTCAGAAGAACAGACCAGATATATTTATGAAACCAACACGATTTTAAGTGAGGGAGAAGAACCGCTTAAGGTAGACGATATATTGGAAACAATCAATCACTTCCATTGTTTTGACTATATGTTAGAGCATGCGGAGGAAGACTTGTCGGAAGATATGATAAAGGAATTCCACCGTTTGCTTAAGACAAATACTTCCGATGCGAAACGGGAGTGGTTCCGGGTAGGGGATTACAAGCTGCGGCCAAATGAGGTGGGAGATATGGCAACAACCCTTCCGACCAATGTACCACAGGAAATGAAAAAATTGCTTGCTGAGTACCTGAGTAAACAAGAAATTGAATTTGAGGATATCATAGATTTTCATCAGTGGTTTGAATCCATCCACCCCTTTCAGGACGGCAATGGCCGGGTAGGACGTATTATTATGTTTAAAGAATGCCTGAAGCATAATATCACCCCCTTCATTATTGATGAGTTGCACAAGTGGTATTACTACAGAGGATTGAAAGAGTATAAGGCAGAGAAAGGATATCTACTGGAAACTTGCAATTCGGCACAGGATACCTATGAAAAAATGATAGAATATTTCTTTCCAGAGCAGGAAAATGGACAAGCATTGACTTGA
- a CDS encoding Shedu anti-phage system protein SduA domain-containing protein encodes MDYIVPDNFYKFKSDWYQNIDFDYESELLLDVLNQASKENDIQSYIKENEKWFIPASIFEDYDLGHHEACIIPEQRLGAEYRADYMLLGRNSIGHHIVLIEFENVNVDYKVRTSNMESESVRKGIVQIKDWKRWMDDNRKYFMESCGLTNISGNIPIWGIHYCLVVSRRDRMDNTANQMRGQTQYETPALHIVTYDRLVDNVKKLSNGF; translated from the coding sequence ATGGATTATATTGTACCAGATAATTTTTATAAATTTAAGTCAGACTGGTATCAAAATATTGATTTTGATTATGAATCTGAGTTATTGCTTGATGTTCTTAATCAAGCGAGTAAGGAAAATGATATTCAAAGTTATATAAAGGAAAACGAAAAATGGTTTATTCCGGCTTCTATATTTGAAGATTATGATCTTGGACATCACGAAGCCTGCATTATACCGGAACAACGTCTTGGGGCAGAATATCGTGCTGATTATATGTTACTTGGAAGAAATTCGATTGGACATCATATTGTGCTTATAGAATTTGAGAATGTCAATGTCGATTATAAGGTTCGTACATCGAATATGGAATCGGAATCAGTCAGAAAAGGAATTGTACAGATAAAAGACTGGAAGCGCTGGATGGACGATAATCGAAAATATTTTATGGAAAGTTGTGGTCTTACAAATATCAGCGGGAATATTCCCATATGGGGAATCCACTATTGCTTGGTCGTAAGTCGTAGAGACAGGATGGATAATACTGCAAATCAAATGCGAGGACAAACTCAGTATGAAACACCAGCCTTACATATTGTTACTTATGACCGACTTGTTGATAATGTAAAGAAGTTGTCGAATGGTTTTTAA
- a CDS encoding flavodoxin family protein → MKIIAVNGSPRKNWNTHTLLNKALEGAQSEGAQTELVNLYDLTYQGCISCMSCKVKNGKSLGRCAVNDGLKPVLETIHSCDGLILGSPIYFSDVNAMTKGFLERFLFQYLSYDDYSQTFFDGNIKKSAFIYTMNVPESMTEQIGYNALFEKYKMMLSHFGYEQTIVSTETLQVNDYSKYHMASFNEAERKERREKVFPTDCQKAYDLGKSMAKV, encoded by the coding sequence ATGAAAATTATAGCTGTAAACGGAAGTCCTCGCAAAAACTGGAATACGCATACCCTATTGAACAAAGCGCTGGAAGGCGCACAAAGTGAAGGCGCACAGACGGAACTTGTTAATCTTTATGATTTAACCTATCAAGGCTGTATTAGCTGCATGTCCTGTAAGGTCAAAAATGGCAAAAGTCTGGGGCGTTGTGCCGTAAACGATGGGCTGAAACCGGTACTTGAAACAATACATAGTTGTGATGGTCTGATTCTCGGTTCACCGATATATTTTAGTGATGTGAACGCCATGACAAAGGGGTTCTTGGAACGCTTCCTGTTCCAATACCTCTCCTATGATGATTATTCTCAGACCTTTTTTGATGGAAACATAAAGAAATCCGCATTTATTTATACAATGAATGTCCCGGAGAGTATGACTGAACAGATCGGGTACAATGCCTTGTTTGAAAAATATAAAATGATGTTAAGCCATTTTGGATACGAGCAAACCATTGTATCAACCGAAACTCTACAGGTAAATGATTATAGCAAATATCATATGGCTAGTTTTAATGAAGCAGAACGGAAAGAGCGTAGGGAAAAAGTTTTTCCAACGGACTGTCAAAAAGCCTATGACTTGGGAAAATCTATGGCAAAAGTATAA
- a CDS encoding winged helix-turn-helix transcriptional regulator: MKNITCSEGLAKEKSGECPIIYAIKLIGQKWKLPILWELVNYDVLHYNELKRHIPEITNTALTRCLRELEEYGLVNRFEYSTIPPSVEYSLTERGKALLPTLIELYRWSEEQMKFNT, translated from the coding sequence ATGAAAAATATAACATGCTCAGAGGGATTGGCCAAAGAAAAGAGTGGAGAATGCCCCATTATTTATGCGATAAAGTTGATCGGTCAAAAGTGGAAGCTCCCGATTTTATGGGAGCTTGTGAATTATGATGTACTGCACTACAATGAACTGAAGCGTCATATTCCTGAGATTACAAATACGGCGTTGACAAGATGCTTGCGAGAACTTGAAGAATATGGTCTGGTCAATCGGTTTGAATATAGTACCATTCCTCCATCTGTAGAATATAGCTTAACAGAACGAGGAAAAGCGTTGCTACCAACATTAATTGAGTTATATCGCTGGAGCGAGGAGCAAATGAAATTTAATACTTAG